One genomic window of Haloferax mediterranei ATCC 33500 includes the following:
- a CDS encoding tyrosine-type recombinase/integrase: MVPVSGPRDLSPREARERFLARRKRNSTERTVRSYSNRLNVFVHWCESENIESMSELTGWHLDEFLAFRSAQDVAPATIKGSMTAVRQLLKYCVRIEVVDEDLLDKVEVPKLTKDQQTSDDKLETDEAKSLLEFYRSSTQYYGTAWHALLEVAWHTGARMGGLRSLDLSDFDASEQTFQFVHRPDSGTPLKNKTDGERIVGVPKTVVDVLNTYIARERSDKRDDSGREPLFAARQGRPSDTTFRCWSYLATQPCLYRACPHGRDRHSCSYTNRNKSSQCPSSRSPHAIRTGSITWQLDRGIPIELVAERVNAAPATIRRYYDKADELERFRERRQEIALELDIEEGA; encoded by the coding sequence GTGGTCCCTGTGAGTGGTCCGCGCGATCTCTCGCCTCGCGAGGCTCGCGAGCGGTTCCTTGCCCGTCGAAAGCGAAACTCAACGGAGAGGACGGTTCGGAGCTATTCGAACCGCCTGAATGTTTTCGTGCACTGGTGTGAGTCCGAGAACATCGAGTCGATGTCGGAACTCACGGGCTGGCACCTTGACGAGTTCCTTGCGTTCCGGTCGGCACAGGACGTCGCTCCCGCCACTATCAAGGGCTCGATGACCGCCGTTCGGCAACTCCTCAAGTACTGCGTCCGTATCGAGGTTGTCGATGAAGACCTTCTGGATAAGGTCGAAGTACCAAAACTGACCAAGGACCAGCAGACAAGCGACGATAAACTCGAAACCGACGAGGCAAAGTCTCTGCTTGAGTTTTATCGAAGCTCGACGCAGTACTACGGAACCGCGTGGCACGCTCTCCTCGAAGTAGCGTGGCATACTGGTGCTCGAATGGGTGGCCTTCGTTCGCTGGACCTCTCCGATTTTGATGCCAGTGAACAGACGTTCCAGTTCGTTCACCGCCCTGATTCTGGCACGCCACTGAAGAACAAGACCGATGGTGAGCGTATTGTCGGCGTTCCGAAGACGGTTGTCGATGTTCTCAATACGTACATCGCCCGCGAGCGGTCCGACAAACGCGATGATAGCGGGCGAGAGCCGCTGTTCGCCGCTCGTCAGGGCCGTCCGTCAGATACGACGTTTCGCTGCTGGTCGTACCTCGCGACGCAGCCGTGTCTTTACCGCGCCTGTCCTCACGGTCGTGATCGCCATTCGTGTTCGTACACGAATCGTAACAAGTCGAGTCAGTGCCCGTCGTCGCGGTCTCCGCATGCGATTCGGACGGGATCGATTACGTGGCAACTTGACCGTGGCATCCCGATTGAGCTTGTCGCGGAGCGTGTGAACGCTGCGCCTGCGACGATTCGTCGCTACTACGACAAAGCCGACGAGCTTGAGCGATTCCGTGAGCGCCGTCAAGAAATCGCGCTCGAACTCGATATCGAGGAAGGTGCGTGA
- a CDS encoding DUF7571 family protein, with protein MKPCHSCQAVIDEYILDKQLESLRDLTVDDFNICADCATIVADACVECGGGVYVPQNKSDTPDYCPACRSDLIDRTGHDPGWNCDIASP; from the coding sequence ATGAAGCCATGTCACAGTTGTCAGGCGGTTATCGACGAGTACATCTTGGATAAACAACTCGAATCCCTGCGCGACCTCACAGTTGACGACTTCAACATCTGTGCGGACTGTGCAACCATCGTTGCTGATGCGTGCGTGGAGTGCGGTGGCGGAGTGTACGTCCCGCAGAATAAATCGGATACGCCCGACTATTGTCCGGCGTGTCGATCCGACCTCATCGACCGCACCGGACACGACCCCGGTTGGAATTGCGATATCGCGTCTCCCTAA
- a CDS encoding DUF4097 family beta strand repeat-containing protein, with the protein MFVVIAFTAGPVAARHSDSVEVKHSGDNIEVETDDFDIDLRSGRAEIDTRDVDYEFEGDRVEIDSDDLDVEIDGSNIEVEGRDNDLDFELRDDGDDLDVESDDFDIEFRDGEWEVESHNGDLEIESHGDSVEIEGDSFDIEIFRSHVEIDSRDFDIEIDSDGEVDIETDDFDVEYADPELDLESDNPDLELEFDGQRVDIETDTLDIRTVLRSRQ; encoded by the coding sequence TTGTTCGTCGTAATCGCATTTACGGCCGGGCCCGTTGCAGCACGTCACAGCGACTCGGTCGAGGTCAAACACAGCGGAGACAACATCGAGGTCGAGACAGACGACTTCGACATCGACCTCCGGTCCGGAAGGGCTGAAATCGACACCCGTGACGTCGACTACGAGTTCGAAGGCGACCGCGTTGAGATCGACAGCGACGACCTCGATGTCGAAATTGACGGCTCCAACATCGAGGTCGAGGGGCGAGACAACGACCTCGATTTCGAGCTTCGCGACGACGGTGACGACCTCGATGTCGAGAGCGATGACTTCGACATCGAATTCAGAGATGGTGAATGGGAGGTCGAAAGTCACAACGGGGATCTCGAAATCGAGAGCCACGGCGACAGCGTGGAGATCGAAGGTGACAGCTTCGACATCGAAATCTTCAGGAGCCACGTCGAAATCGACAGCAGAGACTTCGATATCGAGATCGACTCGGACGGTGAGGTCGATATCGAGACAGACGACTTCGACGTCGAGTACGCCGACCCTGAACTCGACCTAGAGAGTGACAACCCTGACCTCGAACTCGAATTCGACGGCCAGAGAGTCGACATCGAAACAGACACACTCGACATCAGGACTGTATTGCGATCACGCCAATAA
- a CDS encoding halocyanin domain-containing protein yields MDWTPTRRRLLQGSALVTLGSMAGCLSAASSRQENTQNVAGADSTSETTTSSKHTETTTDNCADGETTIEATELSEPDSLDEWLSDANEYDGESRRYGPDEKVSVSVGIPTDGGPAFDPPLIEVPPMTNVTWEWTGHGEHNVVALDGTFDSGRTNAQRGTSYHYVFDEPGEFLFVSEPHYNGGMKGAVVVTEPPSTGYERVDEWMINSSNFDGTVADETDTESVSVRVGTSGNGGNYAFEPPVLKISTGTTITWEWTGNGGGHNIVFQEADVDSGEIAVDSGETFKHTFETTGTYCYACEPHKGLAMKGAVIVE; encoded by the coding sequence ATGGATTGGACACCCACACGTAGACGGCTCCTCCAGGGAAGCGCCCTCGTCACCCTCGGCTCGATGGCCGGGTGTCTCTCTGCTGCTAGTTCAAGGCAGGAGAACACGCAAAACGTCGCTGGCGCCGACTCGACCAGCGAGACGACGACTTCGAGCAAGCACACGGAGACAACTACTGACAACTGTGCTGACGGCGAGACAACTATCGAGGCCACCGAACTGTCGGAACCGGACTCACTTGACGAGTGGCTCTCGGACGCCAACGAGTACGATGGTGAGTCACGGCGTTACGGTCCAGACGAGAAAGTATCGGTCAGCGTCGGAATACCGACTGACGGAGGACCCGCGTTCGACCCGCCACTAATCGAGGTCCCGCCGATGACGAACGTCACGTGGGAGTGGACCGGACACGGCGAACACAACGTCGTCGCTCTCGACGGGACGTTCGATAGCGGCCGAACCAACGCACAGCGAGGAACGTCGTATCACTACGTCTTCGACGAACCAGGAGAGTTCCTGTTCGTTTCCGAACCGCACTATAACGGCGGAATGAAGGGTGCCGTTGTCGTTACCGAACCACCTTCGACAGGGTACGAAAGAGTGGATGAATGGATGATAAACAGCAGTAACTTCGACGGGACCGTCGCCGACGAGACGGATACCGAAAGCGTATCCGTTCGAGTCGGTACGTCCGGAAACGGTGGAAACTACGCGTTCGAACCACCTGTCTTGAAGATCTCGACTGGAACCACAATTACGTGGGAGTGGACCGGCAACGGTGGTGGGCACAATATCGTCTTCCAAGAGGCTGACGTCGACTCGGGAGAGATTGCAGTCGACTCAGGAGAGACGTTCAAACATACGTTCGAAACGACTGGCACGTACTGTTACGCCTGTGAGCCACACAAAGGACTCGCGATGAAAGGCGCAGTCATCGTGGAGTGA
- a CDS encoding winged helix-turn-helix domain-containing protein: MTESDSCAVEAVCTALADEECRRLLRALDEPLTASDVAQRCDLPQTSTYRKLGMLSTADLVEERTEIRDDGNHTTRFVRNATGAFVTFEDGQSFDVELITDDETPDQRLAQLWTAVSEEL; encoded by the coding sequence ATGACTGAGTCTGATTCCTGTGCGGTCGAAGCGGTGTGTACAGCACTTGCCGACGAGGAGTGCAGACGTCTTCTCCGCGCGCTTGACGAGCCACTAACGGCATCTGACGTTGCGCAGCGTTGTGACCTTCCACAGACGAGTACGTACCGAAAACTGGGGATGTTGAGCACTGCTGACCTCGTCGAGGAGCGGACAGAGATACGAGACGATGGTAACCACACGACCCGATTCGTCCGCAACGCGACCGGGGCGTTCGTGACGTTCGAAGACGGACAGTCGTTCGACGTCGAACTCATCACCGACGATGAAACGCCAGACCAACGTCTTGCGCAACTCTGGACAGCGGTCAGTGAGGAACTATGA
- a CDS encoding DUF7521 family protein, whose translation MNTELPFAVVALKTVTLVLGCLVTYFAAKAARRTGVTGLGYLAVGFGVVTLGSLLAGVAHQLPLFASDTALVVETALTAVGFAIITLSLYVTRQSV comes from the coding sequence ATGAACACGGAACTCCCATTTGCAGTGGTCGCACTGAAGACAGTGACACTCGTTTTGGGGTGCCTCGTAACGTACTTTGCAGCCAAGGCTGCCAGAAGAACAGGTGTGACTGGCCTGGGCTATCTTGCGGTCGGCTTCGGTGTCGTCACGCTCGGGTCGTTGCTTGCGGGGGTTGCTCACCAACTCCCGCTATTCGCTTCGGATACTGCGCTTGTCGTCGAGACTGCGCTAACGGCGGTTGGGTTTGCGATTATCACGCTTTCACTGTATGTGACTCGCCAGTCAGTGTGA
- a CDS encoding class I SAM-dependent methyltransferase: protein MDEVTSTSTVYESNSEAFVEKYRSESVAARFGDDFYTELSGKRVLDVGCGPGADTETFSSDGFDVVGFDLTASFIETAHATVPDASFVRGDMRRLPFRDETFDGVWSCASFLHVPRANAPETLREFRRVLAPEGVAYLSLKHGETSGYDHDGRYFERYLPEEIRSLLADAGFSSIDIDTMNVDGGNKWLNILASIDSRTSPV from the coding sequence ATGGATGAGGTCACTAGCACGTCCACCGTCTACGAAAGCAACTCCGAGGCGTTCGTCGAAAAGTACCGTTCGGAGTCGGTTGCGGCCCGTTTCGGCGACGACTTCTACACGGAACTATCCGGCAAACGTGTGTTAGACGTTGGATGCGGTCCCGGCGCTGATACTGAGACGTTCAGTTCCGACGGGTTCGACGTTGTCGGATTCGACCTCACTGCGTCGTTCATCGAGACCGCTCACGCGACGGTCCCTGACGCCTCGTTCGTTCGAGGCGATATGCGTCGACTCCCATTCCGTGACGAAACATTCGATGGTGTCTGGAGTTGCGCGTCATTTCTCCACGTTCCTCGTGCGAATGCTCCGGAGACGCTCCGCGAGTTTAGACGCGTGCTCGCTCCCGAGGGGGTCGCCTATCTCTCACTCAAACACGGCGAAACCAGCGGCTACGACCACGATGGTCGCTACTTCGAGCGCTATCTTCCTGAGGAAATCCGGTCGCTTCTCGCCGACGCGGGGTTCAGCTCGATAGATATTGACACGATGAACGTCGACGGTGGAAACAAGTGGTTGAACATCCTCGCGAGCATCGACAGTCGAACCTCCCCGGTTTGA
- a CDS encoding dihydrofolate reductase, protein MELVSVAALAENHVIGRDGELPWPSIPEDKKQYRERIANDPVILGRRTFESMLDDLPGSTQIVLSRSEQDFEVDTAEHASSVDEAIEIAESMDAETVYVIGGEAIYELFQPHLDRMVLSRIPGEYEGDTFYPEWETDDWELKSETPHEEFTLQEWIRTDRE, encoded by the coding sequence ATGGAACTCGTCTCTGTCGCCGCGCTCGCCGAGAACCACGTCATCGGGCGCGACGGCGAACTCCCGTGGCCGAGCATCCCCGAAGACAAGAAGCAGTACCGCGAGCGAATCGCGAACGACCCGGTCATCCTCGGACGGCGGACGTTCGAATCCATGCTCGATGACCTCCCGGGGAGCACCCAAATCGTCCTGAGCCGAAGTGAACAGGACTTCGAAGTCGACACCGCCGAACACGCGAGTAGCGTCGACGAAGCCATCGAAATCGCCGAATCGATGGATGCTGAAACCGTCTACGTCATCGGCGGCGAGGCAATCTACGAACTGTTCCAACCGCATCTCGACCGGATGGTGCTAAGTCGTATCCCCGGCGAGTACGAGGGAGACACGTTTTATCCCGAATGGGAGACGGACGACTGGGAACTCAAGTCGGAGACCCCTCACGAGGAATTCACGCTCCAAGAGTGGATTCGGACGGACCGCGAGTAA
- a CDS encoding MFS transporter, translating to MGLNLDTRILALALARMADALANSFLVVVLPLYIGSQVVSLPAFVGTTVQLGVAEFIVTPELLIGIVLSLFGFLNSFSQPFTGSLSDRTGRRTVFLLTGLALVAIGSAGYLVFTDYLSILVMRALQGIGAAFTIPVTVALVNELSADDERGGNFGLYNTFRLLGFGIGPLVAGVVVTAGPYAISGVEISGFDAAFLVAVAGAVISFVLIALLIDDPERTESEAADDISITIWNRDGPGLDPVFALGVATIVMALSIAMYAPLANVINDRLDQGTFLFSVQFGATVLANVVFQYPIGRLSDQYGRQPFLVGGFLLLLPTTLAQGFILSSGIMVLARFLQGIAVAAVFAPSLALAGDLAKDGQSGSTLSLLTMGFGLGIAFGALFSGVLVGFGFAVPFVAAAGLGVVGLYLVSTQVVETVSVTPLSGD from the coding sequence ATGGGGCTCAACCTCGATACGCGGATTCTAGCACTCGCGCTGGCGCGGATGGCCGACGCGCTTGCCAACTCCTTCCTCGTCGTCGTGTTGCCGTTGTACATCGGCAGCCAAGTCGTGTCTCTCCCCGCGTTCGTCGGGACGACCGTCCAACTCGGCGTGGCCGAATTCATCGTCACGCCCGAACTCCTCATCGGTATCGTTCTCTCGCTGTTCGGCTTTCTCAATAGTTTTAGCCAGCCGTTCACAGGATCGCTGTCGGACCGCACCGGCCGCCGAACGGTCTTCCTGTTGACCGGACTCGCGCTCGTCGCCATCGGAAGTGCCGGCTACCTCGTCTTTACCGACTATCTCTCGATTCTCGTCATGCGCGCATTACAGGGAATCGGTGCGGCGTTTACGATTCCCGTCACGGTGGCGCTGGTCAACGAACTGTCGGCAGACGACGAACGCGGCGGGAACTTCGGCCTGTACAACACCTTCCGGTTGCTCGGGTTCGGGATTGGGCCGCTCGTCGCTGGTGTCGTCGTCACCGCCGGGCCATACGCAATTTCGGGTGTGGAGATATCCGGATTCGACGCCGCGTTCCTCGTGGCGGTCGCCGGTGCCGTGATTAGTTTCGTGTTGATTGCCCTGCTCATCGACGACCCAGAACGGACGGAAAGCGAGGCAGCAGACGACATCTCCATCACGATTTGGAACCGCGACGGACCGGGGTTAGACCCGGTGTTTGCGCTCGGAGTCGCGACTATCGTGATGGCGCTGAGCATCGCGATGTACGCGCCGCTTGCCAACGTCATCAACGACCGACTCGACCAGGGGACGTTCCTGTTTTCCGTCCAGTTCGGCGCGACGGTCCTCGCAAACGTCGTCTTCCAGTATCCAATCGGTCGACTGAGTGACCAATACGGGAGACAACCGTTCTTGGTCGGTGGCTTTCTCCTCTTGCTGCCGACCACGCTCGCACAGGGGTTCATTCTGTCCTCGGGGATAATGGTTCTCGCACGGTTCCTGCAAGGTATCGCCGTTGCGGCCGTGTTCGCGCCGTCGCTGGCGCTCGCTGGAGACCTCGCGAAAGATGGCCAATCCGGCTCGACGCTCTCGTTGTTGACGATGGGGTTTGGACTCGGTATCGCATTCGGAGCGTTGTTCTCGGGAGTTCTCGTTGGGTTCGGCTTCGCCGTGCCGTTCGTCGCCGCGGCCGGTCTCGGGGTGGTCGGCCTGTACTTGGTATCCACGCAAGTCGTCGAAACAGTCTCAGTAACCCCCCTTAGCGGGGATTAA
- a CDS encoding sensor histidine kinase, giving the protein MGDEGHSGNTVSIVRAVAMDTQWRWLTLEYTVVVIALTLGSSELFLPQQAPGHGVAKFFGLSLLSIGTVYGTFWLVKTGASAEKIRSVVRISLIFGVYGIFVAGIVAISHALGNSTLFDSLFLLAAGGLGGEAIGVLVGDWYTDLQQAKQETQKRLQREQDVTKRFSVLYRVFRHNLRTQVNILLGYTALLEASDHADEADEYVDIIQEHLTQLESLAENANRLRRVWETEDQRETKLVSELYEDGLIPLADEFPEATVRIETPPDCPVDCHPFAHWALEEAAKNAIIHTGDDSTVEVTARRNGSDVVIEVTDDGDGIPELEQEALAAQSETALTHGRGLGLQTIYWTVRASGGEVDLSDGRSGGAVVSMRFPLASQSE; this is encoded by the coding sequence ATGGGTGACGAAGGCCATTCCGGGAACACCGTCTCGATTGTTCGTGCCGTGGCGATGGACACTCAGTGGCGGTGGCTCACACTCGAATACACCGTCGTCGTTATCGCTCTTACACTCGGGTCAAGCGAGTTGTTTCTGCCGCAACAGGCCCCAGGACACGGTGTTGCGAAGTTCTTCGGGCTTTCGCTGCTCTCTATCGGGACCGTCTACGGGACGTTCTGGCTCGTCAAAACCGGCGCGTCGGCCGAAAAGATACGCTCTGTGGTCCGAATTAGTCTCATATTCGGTGTGTATGGGATATTCGTCGCGGGAATCGTCGCTATTTCCCACGCGCTTGGTAATTCGACACTCTTCGACTCGTTATTTTTACTGGCTGCCGGCGGCCTTGGTGGCGAGGCTATCGGCGTCCTCGTCGGAGACTGGTACACCGACCTCCAGCAGGCGAAACAAGAGACACAGAAGCGCTTGCAGCGGGAACAAGACGTGACGAAGCGGTTCAGCGTTCTCTATCGCGTCTTTCGGCACAACCTCCGAACGCAAGTGAACATTCTGCTCGGGTACACCGCGTTACTCGAAGCATCAGACCACGCCGACGAAGCCGACGAGTATGTGGACATAATCCAAGAGCATCTCACCCAGTTGGAGTCACTCGCGGAGAACGCAAACCGCCTCAGACGCGTGTGGGAGACAGAAGACCAACGGGAGACGAAACTGGTGAGTGAGCTGTACGAAGACGGTCTCATCCCACTCGCTGACGAATTTCCCGAGGCGACGGTCCGAATCGAGACGCCACCGGACTGTCCCGTCGACTGCCATCCGTTTGCTCACTGGGCCCTCGAAGAAGCAGCAAAGAACGCAATCATCCACACTGGCGACGATTCGACCGTCGAAGTCACCGCTCGCAGAAACGGGAGCGACGTCGTCATCGAGGTCACCGACGACGGTGATGGTATCCCGGAACTGGAACAGGAAGCGCTCGCCGCACAAAGCGAGACGGCGCTCACCCACGGGCGAGGACTCGGGTTGCAGACGATTTACTGGACCGTTCGGGCGAGTGGTGGCGAAGTCGACCTCTCGGACGGTCGCTCGGGAGGCGCAGTCGTCTCGATGCGGTTCCCGCTCGCCTCGCAATCCGAGTGA
- a CDS encoding glycosyltransferase family 4 protein has product MRVGFVVYGPLDGRSGGYRYDLELVRGLRAAGDEVTVISLPERPYRHRLRDNVTSLSRLRSLDVDVLLQDELCHPSLVGVNPRLGDDIPVVSVVHHLNSLENLGTFRRYIRRAIETRYLHSVDAFVFNSETTKETVSAVTDPDPSVVAYPAGDRFSEYGTPLDDEEIRARVAEGPLRLISVGNLEPRKNIDGLLRGLARVRDDWEVTVVGATVDDEYVVSLHDLVSELGVADRVTFAGRLSDEDLATALRQSHLFALPSHYEGFGIAAVEAMGFGLPALVSSAGGANELVTHREDGFLVDPTDPSAITDAVAPLCRDRELLTPLSLAARDRFVDHTTWDEMSTTVREFLVGLVS; this is encoded by the coding sequence GTGCGGGTTGGTTTCGTCGTCTACGGACCGCTCGACGGTCGGTCCGGTGGCTACCGATACGACCTCGAACTCGTTCGCGGTCTCCGCGCCGCGGGCGACGAGGTGACCGTTATTTCGCTCCCGGAGCGACCGTACCGACATCGCCTCCGAGACAACGTTACGTCGCTCTCCCGCCTGCGCTCTCTCGACGTGGACGTACTTCTCCAAGACGAGTTGTGTCATCCCTCGCTCGTCGGCGTGAACCCGCGACTCGGTGACGATATACCAGTCGTTTCCGTCGTCCACCACCTCAACTCGCTTGAGAACCTCGGAACGTTCCGGCGGTATATCCGGCGGGCAATTGAGACACGCTATCTCCACTCAGTCGACGCGTTCGTGTTCAACAGCGAGACGACAAAAGAGACCGTTTCGGCCGTCACCGACCCCGACCCGAGCGTCGTGGCGTACCCCGCAGGCGACCGGTTCTCCGAGTACGGGACGCCTCTCGACGACGAAGAAATCCGAGCGCGTGTCGCCGAGGGGCCGCTTCGTCTCATCTCGGTCGGCAACCTCGAACCGCGGAAGAACATCGACGGGTTGCTTCGCGGCCTCGCACGCGTCAGGGACGACTGGGAGGTAACCGTCGTCGGCGCGACGGTCGACGACGAGTACGTGGTCTCCCTACACGACCTCGTCTCTGAACTCGGTGTCGCCGACCGAGTGACGTTCGCGGGTCGACTCTCAGATGAAGACCTCGCCACGGCACTCCGACAGTCGCACTTGTTCGCACTCCCGTCGCACTACGAAGGGTTCGGCATTGCCGCAGTCGAGGCGATGGGATTCGGCCTTCCGGCGCTCGTCTCGTCGGCGGGCGGTGCGAACGAACTCGTCACGCACCGCGAAGACGGCTTTCTCGTCGACCCGACCGACCCGTCGGCGATAACCGACGCCGTTGCCCCATTGTGCCGGGACCGAGAGTTGCTGACGCCGCTGTCACTCGCGGCACGTGACCGATTTGTCGACCACACGACGTGGGACGAAATGTCGACGACAGTACGCGAATTCCTCGTCGGCCTCGTTTCGTGA
- a CDS encoding 6-pyruvoyl trahydropterin synthase family protein: MYRVSVQRDLIAQHYLTVPNPGPEGELHSHAFTVEVELSGPELNEYGYLVDIDDVKAALDATLSRYRDETMNDLVEFSGQNPSVERFAREVCTQFIEAASLETPERVSVRIWEDDVASATYETSI, translated from the coding sequence ATGTACCGCGTCTCGGTCCAGCGGGACCTCATCGCCCAGCATTATCTCACGGTCCCCAACCCCGGTCCCGAAGGTGAACTCCATTCACACGCATTCACCGTCGAAGTCGAACTCTCCGGTCCTGAGCTGAACGAGTACGGCTATCTCGTCGACATCGACGACGTGAAGGCTGCACTGGATGCGACGCTTTCTCGATACCGCGACGAGACGATGAACGACCTTGTCGAGTTTTCCGGGCAGAATCCGAGCGTCGAGCGTTTCGCCCGCGAGGTGTGCACCCAGTTCATCGAAGCAGCGAGCCTCGAAACACCGGAGCGCGTCTCAGTCCGTATCTGGGAGGACGACGTAGCGAGCGCGACGTACGAAACCTCGATTTAA
- a CDS encoding zinc-binding dehydrogenase, giving the protein MQGRAVYFVAPERIEVRDRDVPTPGPDEVRVRTLTSAVSSGTERLVYRGEAPTDLPADESIAALEGDLSFPLRYGYAAVGEIEAVGDDVPSTLLGSRVFAFNPHESRFLATPGELTHIPDDVSDERAALLPTMETALNFVMDGRPLIGEHVVVFGQGVVGLMTTALLDQFPLGSLTAADCIAERRELALGLGADTAIHPESLDAPSDGADLTFELSGDPTALDDALAVTRYDGRVIVGSWYGTKPATLDLGGRFHRSRINVESSQVSTIDPDLRGRWDTERRFSLAWEYLRKLPLDSLVTHRVDVGDAARAYRLLEDNPDEAVQILFTYADG; this is encoded by the coding sequence ATGCAGGGGCGTGCGGTCTACTTCGTCGCGCCGGAACGCATCGAAGTGCGCGACCGCGACGTTCCGACACCCGGTCCCGACGAGGTTCGCGTGCGAACGCTGACCTCCGCCGTAAGCTCAGGGACCGAGCGGCTCGTCTACCGCGGCGAGGCACCCACCGACCTCCCGGCAGACGAGTCTATCGCCGCGCTCGAAGGCGACCTCTCGTTTCCGCTCCGGTACGGCTACGCCGCCGTCGGGGAAATCGAGGCTGTCGGCGACGACGTTCCGTCCACACTTCTCGGAAGCCGCGTCTTCGCGTTCAATCCACACGAGAGCCGATTTCTCGCGACCCCCGGCGAACTCACTCACATCCCCGACGACGTGAGCGACGAGCGAGCCGCGCTGTTGCCGACGATGGAGACCGCGCTCAACTTCGTGATGGACGGCCGCCCACTCATCGGCGAGCACGTCGTCGTGTTCGGGCAGGGTGTCGTCGGTCTCATGACGACGGCCCTCCTCGACCAGTTCCCGCTCGGAAGCCTCACCGCCGCCGACTGCATCGCTGAACGGCGCGAACTGGCACTGGGCCTCGGAGCCGACACGGCCATCCACCCGGAGTCACTGGATGCTCCGTCCGACGGCGCGGACCTGACGTTCGAACTCTCCGGCGACCCGACTGCACTCGACGACGCACTGGCGGTAACACGGTACGACGGTCGCGTCATCGTCGGGTCGTGGTACGGCACCAAACCGGCAACATTGGACCTCGGCGGCCGATTCCACCGGTCGCGAATCAACGTCGAGAGTAGTCAGGTGAGTACGATTGACCCCGACCTTCGCGGCCGGTGGGACACGGAACGACGCTTCTCGCTAGCGTGGGAGTATCTCCGAAAGCTACCGCTCGATTCGCTCGTGACGCACCGCGTCGACGTGGGTGACGCCGCACGCGCGTATCGACTTCTCGAAGACAATCCCGATGAGGCCGTCCAAATCCTCTTTACGTATGCGGACGGTTGA
- a CDS encoding GTP cyclohydrolase III, with protein MTNTQLTLVQIDNYGPWTVTPEPRREMDLQTLQSRLFADLAQFVGSRDGYVFFTRFDNMVAVTNGLDREDHELLQESIANRYPVTLSLGIGTDRSPAVALERATNGIQRAGSAQDGDRREVLSGETLAEDDRSGTDLQIAHFDVNDATGKYTDRLNEFDTFIHIEQGYASLMRYLREEHGALSFFVGGDNIIAVTPDLSEAQYRAAIDHVEADADVELKVGVGTASNAHEAGFAAKHALEDCRHLGTTVEFADASVETADD; from the coding sequence GTGACGAATACGCAGCTGACACTCGTCCAGATCGACAACTACGGGCCGTGGACAGTCACTCCGGAGCCGCGACGGGAGATGGACCTTCAGACGCTCCAATCGCGGCTGTTCGCCGACTTGGCCCAGTTCGTCGGCTCTCGAGACGGGTACGTCTTCTTCACCCGCTTCGACAACATGGTCGCGGTCACGAACGGACTTGACCGCGAGGACCACGAACTGCTGCAGGAGTCCATCGCCAACCGATACCCGGTGACGCTCAGTCTCGGTATCGGGACCGACCGCTCGCCCGCAGTCGCTCTCGAACGCGCCACCAACGGCATCCAACGCGCCGGAAGCGCGCAGGACGGCGACCGCCGGGAAGTCCTCTCCGGCGAGACGCTCGCCGAGGACGACCGGTCCGGTACCGACCTCCAAATCGCACACTTCGACGTGAACGACGCGACCGGCAAGTACACCGACCGCCTCAACGAGTTCGACACGTTCATCCACATCGAACAGGGCTACGCGTCGCTCATGCGCTATCTCCGAGAGGAACACGGCGCGCTGTCGTTTTTCGTCGGCGGCGACAACATTATCGCCGTCACTCCCGACCTCTCCGAAGCGCAGTACCGCGCCGCCATCGACCACGTCGAGGCCGACGCGGATGTCGAACTCAAGGTCGGCGTCGGCACGGCCTCGAACGCGCACGAGGCAGGTTTCGCTGCCAAGCACGCGCTCGAAGACTGCCGTCACCTCGGGACGACCGTCGAATTCGCAGACGCATCTGTCGAGACCGCAGACGACTGA